In Streptomyces chartreusis NRRL 3882, the following are encoded in one genomic region:
- a CDS encoding GNAT family N-acetyltransferase has protein sequence MNVELREVHDSDLPVFFRQMNDPEALHMAAFVPEDPADRDAFDAHWARIRSSADVVRTVLADGDVVGSAAVYGVPGEREVTYWVDRAYWGKGIATAALRALLAEVPERPLYARAAADNAGSLRVLEKCGFRAVATVSGYASARGAEIEETVLILEG, from the coding sequence ATGAACGTAGAGCTGCGCGAGGTCCATGACAGCGATCTGCCGGTCTTCTTCCGGCAGATGAACGACCCCGAGGCTCTCCACATGGCGGCCTTCGTCCCCGAGGACCCGGCCGACCGGGACGCCTTCGACGCCCACTGGGCTCGGATCCGGTCCTCCGCCGACGTGGTCCGCACGGTGCTGGCCGACGGCGATGTCGTCGGCAGCGCGGCGGTGTACGGCGTGCCGGGCGAACGCGAGGTGACGTACTGGGTCGACCGCGCGTACTGGGGGAAGGGCATCGCCACGGCGGCCCTGCGGGCGCTGCTGGCGGAGGTTCCCGAGCGCCCCTTGTACGCCCGGGCGGCGGCGGACAACGCGGGCTCGCTGCGCGTGCTGGAGAAGTGCGGCTTCCGTGCCGTCGCGACGGTCAGCGGGTACGCCTCCGCGCGGGGGGCGGAGATCGAGGAGACGGTGCTGATCCTGGAGGGCTGA